A single Parabacteroides timonensis DNA region contains:
- a CDS encoding DUF4861 domain-containing protein codes for MKKIISLFLAASAFACTQEKSVDITVTNPSSIARSNEITEISMDAVAKLNGESFIISDNNGRQIPYQITYDNKIIFPVDVNANSNVTYQIKPGTPDKPAIVACGKFYPERVDDIAWENDRIAFRTYGPALQATGEQAFGYDIWVKCVSEPVVDMRYKTELNPESRAKIAELQKTDKKAAQELANSISYHIDHGNGLDYYKVGPTLGAGTSALLANDSIVYPYCYKEYEILDNGPLRFTVKLVYNPLTVKGNDNVIETRILSLDAGSQMNKIALSFANLNEPTPLVTGIVLHEPSTDYQADATNGYIAYADPEDATNGQIFVGAVFPEKLSDAKAVNFSDAEKKQRGADGHVLAYTTYAPGSEYTYYTGAGWSKWGFRNSAEWFKYVQEFAQKVKQPLQVTVK; via the coding sequence ATGAAAAAGATTATTTCCCTATTTCTGGCTGCCAGCGCTTTTGCCTGTACACAGGAAAAGAGCGTGGACATCACGGTTACAAACCCCTCTTCCATTGCCCGTTCAAACGAAATCACAGAGATTTCAATGGACGCAGTAGCCAAGCTGAATGGTGAGTCTTTCATCATCTCCGACAACAACGGCAGGCAGATCCCTTACCAGATCACCTATGACAATAAAATTATTTTCCCCGTCGATGTGAACGCAAACAGCAACGTTACTTATCAAATCAAACCGGGTACACCAGACAAGCCGGCCATTGTAGCTTGCGGTAAGTTCTATCCGGAACGTGTGGATGATATTGCCTGGGAAAACGACCGCATCGCTTTCCGTACCTATGGTCCGGCTTTACAGGCTACCGGCGAACAGGCTTTCGGATATGATATCTGGGTAAAATGTGTATCGGAGCCAGTAGTCGACATGCGTTACAAGACAGAGTTGAATCCGGAGTCAAGAGCCAAAATCGCCGAATTGCAAAAGACAGACAAGAAGGCGGCGCAGGAATTGGCAAACTCCATCTCTTATCACATCGATCATGGCAACGGACTGGATTACTACAAGGTAGGCCCGACATTGGGTGCAGGTACTTCCGCCCTTTTGGCTAACGACTCTATTGTTTATCCGTACTGCTATAAAGAGTATGAGATTCTGGATAACGGCCCATTGCGCTTCACTGTCAAGCTGGTTTACAATCCGCTGACTGTAAAAGGGAATGACAATGTTATCGAAACTCGTATACTTTCCCTGGATGCCGGTTCACAGATGAATAAAATAGCACTTTCGTTTGCCAACCTGAACGAACCGACCCCGTTGGTAACCGGTATCGTTCTACATGAACCGAGCACAGATTATCAGGCTGACGCAACCAATGGTTATATCGCTTATGCAGACCCGGAAGATGCTACAAACGGACAAATCTTCGTTGGCGCAGTATTCCCGGAAAAGCTCAGTGATGCAAAAGCTGTCAACTTCTCCGATGCTGAAAAGAAACAACGCGGAGCAGACGGCCACGTACTGGCATATACGACTTATGCACCGGGAAGCGAATATACATATTACACCGGAGCCGGATGGAGTAAATGGGGTTTCCGGAACTCTGCCGAATGGTTTAAGTATGTGCAGGAATTTGCTCAGAAGGTTAAGCAGCCGTTGCAAGTAACTGTAAAATAA
- a CDS encoding MGMT family protein, with protein MSNFDKADFIQAVYQMVKTVPHGRATSYGAIARSIGYPNMSRMVGTVLGNCNSEETGIPAYRVVNSQGILSGKEAFGTPTEMQEKLAEEGIMVENNRIKDWKHVFWDPMKEIDTY; from the coding sequence ATGTCAAACTTTGATAAGGCAGACTTTATACAGGCTGTCTACCAGATGGTAAAAACGGTTCCGCACGGGCGTGCCACCAGTTACGGGGCAATAGCCCGTTCCATCGGTTATCCGAATATGTCGCGGATGGTCGGGACTGTATTAGGTAATTGCAATAGTGAGGAAACGGGCATCCCTGCTTATCGGGTAGTAAACAGCCAGGGGATTTTATCCGGCAAAGAAGCTTTCGGCACTCCGACGGAAATGCAGGAGAAGCTGGCAGAAGAAGGTATTATGGTTGAGAATAACCGTATTAAGGACTGGAAGCATGTGTTCTGGGATCCGATGAAAGAGATTGATACCTATTAA
- a CDS encoding FecR family protein: MTRKEKNNRKTDQAWTTLYNRLEKDGLITQAETPRPSLRLTAFKWTAAAVILLCTYLSINYFNQTEKVIDRNLLTRQNKETITLATTLEDGSIVYLAGNAAIHYPEHFQPDKREISLQGNALFDIAGNRARPFLIETEDTRIEVLGTAFNVKSDGSQPFELSVQRGMVKVTLKKSGQDVYVKAGETATLSSRKLQVSQTENPDQFSEITQQIRFKDERLADILRIINLNTGDIRLQAIPALESRTLTVTFSNNSPESIAELICAALNLKYTRDKNVFTLHEN, from the coding sequence ATGACTCGGAAAGAAAAGAACAACAGAAAAACGGACCAGGCGTGGACAACACTTTACAATCGCCTGGAGAAGGACGGTCTGATCACCCAAGCGGAGACACCTCGTCCATCGCTTCGTCTGACTGCATTCAAATGGACAGCAGCGGCTGTCATATTACTTTGCACCTATTTATCAATTAACTATTTCAATCAGACAGAAAAGGTTATCGACCGTAACCTGCTTACCCGGCAGAATAAAGAAACAATAACGCTGGCTACCACACTTGAAGACGGTTCCATCGTATATCTGGCAGGGAACGCAGCGATCCATTACCCGGAACATTTCCAGCCGGATAAAAGAGAAATATCCCTGCAGGGGAATGCTCTTTTCGATATAGCAGGAAACCGTGCCCGGCCTTTCCTGATCGAAACGGAAGATACACGTATCGAAGTACTCGGAACGGCTTTTAATGTGAAAAGCGACGGCTCGCAACCTTTCGAACTCTCCGTACAGCGGGGAATGGTGAAGGTGACGCTGAAAAAGAGCGGGCAGGATGTCTATGTAAAAGCCGGTGAAACGGCAACTCTCTCTTCACGTAAGCTTCAGGTAAGCCAGACGGAAAACCCGGATCAATTTTCCGAGATAACGCAGCAAATACGTTTCAAAGACGAACGACTGGCCGACATACTCCGTATTATCAACCTCAACACGGGTGATATACGTTTGCAGGCCATACCTGCTTTAGAAAGCCGGACACTCACCGTTACTTTCTCCAACAATTCGCCGGAGAGCATAGCGGAACTGATCTGCGCAGCCTTGAACTTGAAATATACACGTGATAAGAATGTATTTACGCTGCATGAGAACTAA
- a CDS encoding RNA polymerase sigma-70 factor — translation MLNDLFVLTKIKEGDVKAFEGIFRLYYSPLCLYAAGITGNRDVAEEIVQELFYVFWKEKEKLQVFLSLKSYLYGAVRNQALQYCEHLEVRNRYRENVLSGDQESKPSDPQDQLEYKELETLINSTLKKLPERRLRIFRMHRFEGKKYAEIASTLSLSVKTVEAEMTKALQMLRKEIENYTQTV, via the coding sequence ATGCTGAACGATTTATTCGTACTTACTAAGATTAAAGAGGGGGACGTCAAAGCTTTTGAAGGTATCTTCCGGCTCTATTACTCTCCTCTTTGCCTGTATGCCGCGGGTATCACGGGTAACAGGGACGTGGCCGAGGAAATTGTTCAAGAGTTGTTTTATGTATTCTGGAAAGAAAAAGAGAAACTGCAAGTGTTCCTCTCCCTGAAAAGTTACTTGTACGGGGCGGTACGCAACCAGGCTCTCCAATACTGTGAACATCTGGAAGTACGCAACCGGTACCGGGAAAACGTACTTTCAGGAGATCAGGAAAGTAAACCTTCCGACCCACAGGATCAACTGGAATACAAAGAGTTGGAAACGCTGATAAACAGCACACTCAAAAAGCTGCCGGAACGCCGGCTTCGCATCTTCCGGATGCACCGCTTCGAAGGGAAGAAATATGCAGAGATAGCCTCTACCCTCTCCTTGTCGGTCAAAACAGTGGAAGCCGAAATGACAAAGGCACTTCAAATGCTCAGAAAAGAAATTGAGAATTATACACAAACAGTATGA
- a CDS encoding aldo/keto reductase: MKTKRVNRRDFFRLSATAGVSAILVPGAAAVSRTGLLPDNENEIPVRTLGRTGVKLPILSMGVMRADNPNVVRAAYNSGIFHFDTAHGYQNGKNEEMLGKFFTGKPRDSFFIATKGKFDYPLSEDFEQTYTDLIDLSLQRLNMDHVDLFYTHALDKVEEVKDERVIAVLKKFKEEGKTRFIGFSAHAGKPELLDAAVETGIYDVILLSYNFKLSNLKETEEAIARAAKAGIGLVAMKTMTGGTEDAEGKKKINAEACLKWAWKNEHITTAIPGFSNYDELEECLAAARNPQLTSGEQEYLASLCGQEMLYCQQCGKCQTQCPEHLPIPDIMRAYMYAYGYKYSRMSKETLAELELSPDICSNCETCQVICPSGFDVSAKIAAITPVMQVPNEFLT; this comes from the coding sequence ATGAAAACCAAACGTGTTAATCGAAGAGATTTTTTCAGGCTTTCAGCCACTGCAGGTGTTAGTGCCATCCTTGTTCCGGGGGCTGCTGCAGTTTCCCGTACAGGTTTGTTACCCGATAATGAGAATGAAATCCCTGTCCGTACGCTTGGTAGGACGGGTGTAAAACTTCCTATCCTGAGTATGGGAGTGATGCGTGCCGATAATCCGAATGTGGTAAGGGCGGCCTACAATTCCGGTATATTCCATTTCGATACGGCTCATGGCTACCAGAATGGAAAGAATGAAGAAATGCTGGGGAAGTTCTTTACCGGCAAACCTCGCGACAGTTTCTTTATTGCGACAAAGGGGAAATTCGATTATCCGTTGAGCGAAGATTTCGAGCAAACATATACTGACCTGATCGATCTGAGCCTGCAACGCCTGAATATGGATCATGTAGACCTGTTCTATACACATGCATTGGATAAAGTGGAAGAGGTGAAAGACGAACGTGTGATTGCCGTCCTGAAGAAGTTTAAGGAAGAAGGCAAAACCCGTTTCATCGGATTTTCTGCACATGCCGGTAAGCCGGAACTGCTGGATGCCGCTGTCGAAACCGGAATTTATGATGTGATATTGCTGAGTTACAATTTTAAACTCTCTAACCTGAAAGAAACGGAAGAAGCGATTGCCCGTGCCGCTAAAGCCGGGATCGGCCTGGTTGCCATGAAGACCATGACCGGAGGAACCGAAGATGCCGAAGGCAAAAAGAAGATTAATGCCGAGGCCTGTTTGAAATGGGCCTGGAAAAATGAACATATTACGACTGCCATCCCCGGTTTTTCCAATTACGACGAACTGGAGGAATGTCTGGCAGCCGCTCGCAACCCGCAGCTGACTTCCGGCGAGCAGGAATATCTGGCCTCCCTTTGCGGACAGGAAATGTTGTATTGCCAGCAATGCGGAAAGTGCCAAACGCAATGTCCCGAGCATCTTCCTATTCCCGATATTATGCGGGCTTATATGTATGCCTATGGCTATAAATATTCGAGAATGTCGAAAGAGACACTGGCGGAATTGGAGCTTTCGCCGGATATCTGTTCCAACTGTGAGACCTGTCAGGTGATTTGTCCGTCCGGTTTCGATGTATCGGCAAAGATTGCCGCTATCACGCCGGTTATGCAGGTGCCGAATGAATTTCTGACTTAA
- a CDS encoding carboxypeptidase-like regulatory domain-containing protein, with protein sequence MKTQYRQSVRFLLIILLVVGISPLQAQELERDDANAEYITVSGVVKDKQNKKRLEYVNISIPGSNSGTITNEEGEFSFKIKDASHVKAVEVSHIGYYNNKVEVNGNNISDLTVWMTPYENMLDEIIIHASDPRLIVEQAIRKIPANYSKKTNMLTGFYRETAQKGKRYINISEAVIDVYKTPYNESADRDRVQIYKGRKLLSQKKSDTLAVKLLGGPNMSIYVDIVKNPDVMLDLECLPYYTFKMEESTNIDNRPQYVISFQPQVIMPYALYYGKLYIDKERLSFTRAEFNLSMDDRNKATQAILKKKPFGLRFRPLEVAYLVTYKERNGVTYLNYVRNGVRFKCDWKRKLFSTNYTIISEMVVTDGREDNVGGIPFKMAFKESQSLSDKVENFMDEDFWGAYNIIEPTESLDSAVNKLKKQQK encoded by the coding sequence ATGAAAACGCAGTATAGACAATCCGTCCGGTTTTTGCTGATCATATTATTAGTAGTAGGGATAAGTCCGCTACAGGCACAAGAGTTGGAGCGCGACGATGCCAACGCCGAATATATCACCGTAAGCGGAGTCGTAAAAGATAAGCAAAACAAGAAACGGCTGGAATATGTAAATATCTCCATCCCAGGTAGTAACTCAGGAACCATCACCAACGAGGAAGGGGAATTCTCTTTCAAGATCAAAGATGCTTCTCATGTAAAAGCGGTAGAAGTATCGCATATCGGATACTATAATAATAAGGTAGAAGTCAACGGCAACAATATCTCCGACCTGACTGTCTGGATGACTCCTTACGAGAATATGCTCGACGAGATCATCATCCATGCCAGCGACCCTCGCCTCATCGTGGAGCAAGCGATCCGGAAGATCCCGGCAAATTACAGCAAGAAAACAAATATGCTGACCGGCTTCTATCGTGAAACGGCCCAAAAGGGAAAAAGATATATCAACATATCGGAAGCTGTGATCGATGTCTACAAAACTCCGTATAACGAGTCGGCAGACCGCGACCGGGTACAGATCTATAAAGGTCGTAAGCTGTTGAGCCAGAAGAAAAGCGACACACTGGCCGTTAAGCTGCTCGGTGGCCCAAACATGTCGATCTATGTCGATATTGTGAAGAACCCGGATGTAATGCTCGACCTGGAATGCCTGCCTTATTATACTTTCAAAATGGAAGAATCAACCAATATAGATAACCGTCCGCAGTATGTAATCAGTTTCCAGCCCCAGGTCATCATGCCGTATGCCCTGTATTACGGAAAACTCTACATCGACAAGGAACGACTCTCATTTACCCGTGCAGAATTCAACCTGAGTATGGACGACCGCAACAAAGCGACCCAGGCTATCCTCAAAAAGAAACCGTTCGGATTACGCTTCCGCCCGCTTGAAGTGGCCTACCTGGTTACTTATAAGGAAAGGAACGGCGTAACTTATCTGAACTATGTACGCAACGGGGTACGATTTAAATGTGACTGGAAACGTAAACTGTTCTCTACCAATTACACCATCATTTCGGAAATGGTCGTGACAGACGGTAGAGAGGACAACGTAGGCGGTATCCCGTTCAAGATGGCATTTAAAGAATCGCAGTCGCTGTCCGACAAGGTGGAAAACTTTATGGATGAAGATTTCTGGGGTGCTTACAATATCATCGAACCTACGGAATCGCTGGACAGTGCTGTAAACAAATTAAAAAAGCAACAGAAATAA
- a CDS encoding DUF6599 family protein — protein MRYINYLLLLFLLPFCPLSAQTPDELKSWLPAVDGWTLSEEVEVFNPDNLFDRINGAAPLFIENNFREMTSMEYKKGSDYITIQAYRHATPEDAFGMYSSERSSDLAYLPIGGEAQGDKTNLYFFAGNMYLKIWSNATGDVSGELQTIGNGLAEKIDPNAAYPLAVRLFPEEGKVPYSASYITSNFIGHEFLRAVYTAKYECDGQSFQLFILDGSSPEGVKEVLTQYMAFTKQSQELKEGELLIKDRYNGDIPSIWKGRYLIGVFNENGDTITGGDKLLNEVAGKL, from the coding sequence ATGAGATACATTAATTATTTGTTGCTCTTGTTTCTTTTGCCTTTTTGTCCACTGAGTGCGCAGACGCCTGACGAACTGAAATCATGGCTGCCTGCAGTGGATGGTTGGACCCTATCGGAAGAGGTGGAAGTCTTCAATCCCGATAACCTGTTTGACCGGATCAATGGAGCTGCTCCGCTTTTTATCGAGAATAATTTCAGGGAAATGACTTCAATGGAGTATAAGAAGGGCTCCGACTATATAACTATACAGGCTTACCGGCATGCAACACCGGAAGATGCATTCGGCATGTATTCTTCGGAGCGTTCGTCCGATCTCGCATACCTTCCGATCGGGGGAGAAGCACAAGGGGATAAGACCAATCTTTATTTCTTTGCAGGGAATATGTATTTAAAGATATGGAGTAATGCCACCGGGGACGTATCCGGGGAATTGCAAACAATAGGAAATGGGTTGGCTGAAAAGATAGACCCGAATGCCGCTTATCCGTTGGCAGTCCGTTTGTTCCCTGAAGAAGGTAAAGTACCTTATTCAGCCAGTTATATAACTTCCAATTTTATCGGTCACGAGTTTCTGCGTGCTGTTTACACCGCGAAATACGAATGTGACGGACAAAGTTTCCAGTTATTTATACTGGATGGAAGTAGTCCGGAAGGAGTAAAAGAGGTATTGACGCAATATATGGCTTTCACCAAGCAGTCACAGGAATTAAAAGAGGGTGAACTGCTTATAAAAGACCGGTATAACGGAGACATCCCGTCTATCTGGAAAGGACGTTACCTGATCGGTGTCTTCAATGAGAATGGAGATACGATAACCGGCGGGGATAAACTATTGAATGAAGTGGCGGGAAAACTTTAA